DNA from Dysgonomonadaceae bacterium PH5-43:
GATATTATTCTTCTTAAACAAATATTTCAAAGATACAGACAACCTAATAACACCTATCACTCCTTTAGAAACAAATTCGGATTACGATAAACTAAACAAACTATTCAATAAAAACAACTACAAAGAAGATTACAAAGTATTAAATCAAGAGGTTAGAGCTTATGGCATAAACATTCCTCCGTTAGTTAGTGCGTATATGAATCTATCTCCAAGTATGAAAGTTTTTGGCACTGCTATAAATGAAGAGTTTGGAGAAGTTGAAGAAACAGGAATACTTATCGACTTCGAAGATGTGTTTGAAGAAAAAAAGAAACGACACATAGAATCTTTTCTTAACGAAAAGCCTTCGCAAAAACTAATGAACCACATTAAAAAAGTTATAAGCGAAGTTAACGCAAAGAGAAGAAAAAACTAAGGAATAAGAATGAAAATAAAATTAATAGTAATTGGCAAAACAACCCAAGATTATGTAGAAAAGGGAATCAATGACTTTTGCAATCGCCTTAAACACTATATCCCTTTTTCTATTGATATTATTCCCGACATTAAAAACAGCAAGAACCTATCTTTCGAACAACAAAAAGAAAAAGAGGGCGAGTTAATTATAAAATCAATTAACACTGGCGATTACATTGTATTGCTTGATGAACACGGCAAAGAATTTACTTCTCTAAATTTTGCCGACTATATAGAAAAGAAAACTCATATAGTACCCAAAAACTTGGTGTTTATCATTGGCGGACCTTATGGCTTTTCTCAAAAAGTTTATCAAATAGCTCAAGAAAAAATAGCTTTATCGAAGATGACATTCTCTCATCAGTTGATACGGCTTATCTTTGTAGAACAAATTTACAGAGCTATGACCATACTAAACAACGAGCCATACCATCACGAATAAAAGAATAAAAAAAGGCAAACTATTAGCTTTTACACTAATGTTCGCCTTTTTATGCTTAACAGAAATATAATTATTTCAATGTTCCTGCTTCTGCTTCCTGAATCATTTTTGCGTTAGGAAGAATATAAACTTCAACACGACGGTTAAGAGCTTGAATACCTCTTGAGTTTTCTTCAGCAATAGGTTGAGAAGAACCCATACCTGCTGTTGCCATACGAGAAGTTCCAATACCTTGTCCTACTAAGAAGTTCTTAACTGAGTCTGCTCTCTTTTCAGAAAGAGGTTGATTTACTGCATCACCACCATTACTATCTGTATGACCATAAATCTCTACATTTGTATCTGGGTTTGATTTCAATGAAGCAGCAAACTGAGTTAAAGAAGTTTTAGATGCAGCATTCAAAGTGCTTGAGTTTGTAGCAAAAAGAATACCTGAATCAAAAGTTACCTTAATAGCTTGTCCATCGTTCACAGATTCTACCTGTGCATTCTGAATAGCTTCTAACTCTGCTTTTTGTTTATCCATTTTCTTACCTATAAGAAGACCAGCAGCACCACCAACAGCAGTACCAATACCAGCTCCCCAAGCAGCACCTTTACCACCATTAATTAAAGCACCAATACCTGCTCCTACAGCAGCACCACTACCAGCTCCAATCGCTGTTCCTTTTGTTGTATTACTTGCTCCACAACCTGAGAAAATAATAGCTACGCATAATAATGCGCTCATAAATAGACTTGTTCTTTTCATCTTTTTATTTATTAAATTAATATATACCTACTTTAATCTTCAAAATCTAACGTTTCCGAATAAGCTTTTTCGGCAGTCAAGAATAAAGTTAACTCTTCTTTTGTGAAGTCTCCGATTTCGTCTTTAACCGTTTGCTCCGCAAGAAACTTAATTAATTCTTGCTCTTCTTTTTCATCGTCATCATCAGATAACCAGTTCTTATTTTCGTAGAAGTCGCAAATAACATCTAACATATAGTAAATACTATCGTCATCGAACTTCTCTTTTAATTCTTGAGGTAGATAGTTTTGAATAAACTCTATCGCAGCCTCATCGTCGTAAATAAATTCGTCGCTCATTATTTTTCTTTTTAACTATTTAAGATTATGAACATTACGCGTCTTCAGACTCTACTACTTCTTCTGTTTCTTCTTCACTTAAAAAGTCGGTCAATCCTTCTTTAACTAAAAGGTTATACCAACCTATTACTTTTCTAATATCAGATGGATATACTCTATCTTTATCAAAATCAGGAAGTATAGTCTCAAAATAAGCCTTTAGTTCATCATTAGAAACTGATTTACCTAAATCTAATGGCTTAGAATCTTCCTTCTTTTTGATGCTATCTAAAACAAGTGCAAGAGCAACTTCTTCGTCTTCTGTATAGATTGAAATATCCCCTAACGAAACAACTTTATCTCTCATATAAACCGGGATTCTTTTTTTATCTATTAAAGACTCGGCTACAAACATATTTTTAGCTTTTGAAATTAATTTGAACAAACCGGGCTTTCCCGATACTGATAAAATGTCTTTTAACATAATTCGATTTATTTATTAAAAATGAAACTGCAAAAATAAACAATTTATTTGGAACTTAGCATCGAAAACACTTTTTCTACTTGAGGGATTAACGCCTGCGTTTCGTTGTTAAGCACAATATAATCTGCAAGCTTATTTCGCTCTTCCTCTCCTAACTGTTTATTTATCCGCCTCATCACATCTTCTACAGTTGTTTTATCTCTTTTCTGCACCCGTTGTATTCTTAACTCTTGGGGTGCCGAAACTGCAATACTTATATCTATATATTTATATAAATCCGATTCAAATAATATAGCCGATTCTATTCCTACAAACTCTTTCGAGGCTAAGTTAGACTTCCATCTCTCAAAATCTTTGAATACTTCGGGGTGTATTAACGAGTTTACGTATTTAAGATTATCCTCATTATTAAATATAAGCGAAGCTAACTTTGCTTTATCTAACTTATCGTCTACATATAAATAAACACCAAAACGGTTAATAAGGTTTTGTTTTATAAACTCCGACGTTTCTGTTATTTTCTTTGCCTCTATATCTGAGTTATAAACAGGAATATCCATCGCACACAATATCTGAGACACAACCGACTTACCGCCGCCTATACCTCCCGTTATACCTATAGTTGTCATAAAGCTTTTTGAAGATTGTTTTTTTCTATAAGAAACTCTATCGTTTCTGGCAAAAGTCGATAGCTAATAAGCCAATTCGGTTTTTTTGTTAAGCTAACAATTAAGTTTGGATTCAAACTATTTGCAATATCTTTATAGTCGACACTTATTTCTAAGTCTTCTTCTGTTAATTGCGAATACAAACTCAATGCTATCTGACAATTAACTTCAACTGTTGAAGGAAAGAAACGCACACTCACATCATCTGGCAGATTGTAAACTTTAACTGCAAGTTGAAATGTTTTTTCGGTATATTCTTCTACCTTTGCTTTTATATTA
Protein-coding regions in this window:
- a CDS encoding 23S rRNA (pseudouridine1915-N3)-methyltransferase (product_source=KO:K00783; cath_funfam=3.40.1280.10; cog=COG1576; ko=KO:K00783; pfam=PF02590; superfamily=75217; tigrfam=TIGR00246), whose translation is MKIKLIVIGKTTQDYVEKGINDFCNRLKHYIPFSIDIIPDIKNSKNLSFEQQKEKEGELIIKSINTGDYIVLLDEHGKEFTSLNFADYIEKKTHIVPKNLVFIIGGPYGFSQKVYQIAQEKIALSKMTFSHQLIRLIFVEQIYRAMTILNNEPYHHE
- a CDS encoding outer membrane protein OmpA-like peptidoglycan-associated protein (product_source=COG2885; cath_funfam=3.30.1330.60; cleavage_site_network=SignalP-TM; cog=COG2885; pfam=PF00691,PF13488; superfamily=103088; transmembrane_helix_parts=Outside_1_4,TMhelix_5_22,Inside_23_28,TMhelix_29_48,Outside_49_52,TMhelix_53_72,Inside_73_226), with the translated sequence MKRTSLFMSALLCVAIIFSGCGASNTTKGTAIGAGSGAAVGAGIGALINGGKGAAWGAGIGTAVGGAAGLLIGKKMDKQKAELEAIQNAQVESVNDGQAIKVTFDSGILFATNSSTLNAASKTSLTQFAASLKSNPDTNVEIYGHTDSNGGDAVNQPLSEKRADSVKNFLVGQGIGTSRMATAGMGSSQPIAEENSRGIQALNRRVEVYILPNAKMIQEAEAGTLK
- a CDS encoding hypothetical protein (product_source=Hypo-rule applied; cath_funfam=3.30.70.330; superfamily=160355), which gives rise to MSDEFIYDDEAAIEFIQNYLPQELKEKFDDDSIYYMLDVICDFYENKNWLSDDDDEKEEQELIKFLAEQTVKDEIGDFTKEELTLFLTAEKAYSETLDFED
- a CDS encoding hypothetical protein (product_source=Hypo-rule applied; pfam=PF18347), encoding MLKDILSVSGKPGLFKLISKAKNMFVAESLIDKKRIPVYMRDKVVSLGDISIYTEDEEVALALVLDSIKKKEDSKPLDLGKSVSNDELKAYFETILPDFDKDRVYPSDIRKVIGWYNLLVKEGLTDFLSEEETEEVVESEDA
- a CDS encoding dephospho-CoA kinase (product_source=KO:K00859; cath_funfam=3.40.50.300; cog=COG0237; ko=KO:K00859; pfam=PF01121; superfamily=52540; tigrfam=TIGR00152); amino-acid sequence: MTTIGITGGIGGGKSVVSQILCAMDIPVYNSDIEAKKITETSEFIKQNLINRFGVYLYVDDKLDKAKLASLIFNNEDNLKYVNSLIHPEVFKDFERWKSNLASKEFVGIESAILFESDLYKYIDISIAVSAPQELRIQRVQKRDKTTVEDVMRRINKQLGEEERNKLADYIVLNNETQALIPQVEKVFSMLSSK